The following coding sequences are from one Streptomyces sp. NBC_01232 window:
- a CDS encoding STAS domain-containing protein, whose amino-acid sequence MHIRGDHAELAVGGRLDVRSAADARTVLHTALDDGQGDLVLDLTGLDSWDATGLGVIMGAHRRAGRTGRRLVLRGVPPQMQRLLVATRLHRILAIEGGLEAESLPRV is encoded by the coding sequence ATGCACATCAGGGGCGACCACGCCGAACTCGCTGTCGGGGGCCGCCTCGACGTGCGCAGCGCGGCGGACGCCCGTACGGTCCTCCACACCGCCCTCGACGACGGCCAGGGCGATCTCGTCCTCGACCTCACCGGGCTCGACTCCTGGGACGCCACCGGCCTCGGCGTGATCATGGGCGCGCACCGCCGGGCCGGCCGGACCGGCCGGCGCCTGGTCCTGCGCGGGGTGCCGCCGCAGATGCAGCGGCTCCTCGTGGCGACCAGGCTGCACCGGATCCTCGCGATCGAGGGCGGCCTCGAAGCCGAGTCCCTGCCCCGCGTCTGA